TGGGTCGACGCCCCCATCGTCGGCACGACTAGCGTCGAGCACCTAGAAGAGGCCGTCGAAGCGCTCGAGGTCGATCTCACGGCGTCGGACATCGCCTACCTCGAGGAGCCCTACGAGCCGCTTCCGATCGCGGGCCACGAGTGACCGACGTGGCGACCGACACCGATAGACCGATCAAAACAGCCCTTCGACGTCGGATTCGCGGGCCTCGCGTCGACCGACGTGATCCGCGAGTCGCTGGTGGATGAGTCCGCGGTGCTCGTCCTCGCGGACGAAATCGAACACCAGCGTGATGAAGCGGCTGTCGTCGTCGCCGGCCGCCAGATCGCGTTCGGCGTACTGCCGGGCCGCGTCGACGGGATCGACGTCGTACCCCAGTTCGTCGGCGAGGACGGGCGCGGCGATCGCCGTCGGTTCGAACGCGAGGTCGGCCGGCGCGGGCGCCGTTCCCTCGTGGACGAGTCGGACCGGCGGCCGGCGCTCGACGAGTTCGGGATCGGCCGCCAGCGCCTCGAGGAACGAACGCACCGGCGGGAGCCGGACGTCGCGGTAGTCGGCCGGTAACTCGGCGAGGTACTCCCGGGCGCTCTCGGCCAGCCCGACGGCCCCCTCCCAGTTGCGCTCGCGGGCGTGGACGACCGCCGCCGTGAACTGGATCAACCCGTGGAGCAGTCGCTCGTCGTCGGTGCCGGCCTCGAGATTCAGCCAGTGATCCTCCCAGGCGTCGTGGGCGGCGTGGTAGTATCCCGCGTTGTAGATCGCGGCTCCCGCCCGGAGCTGGTCGCGCATACCCGGCGTAGGGACTCGAGGCCCGAGACACTGTCGCCGACAAAAACCCGACCGCGGTGGGTGCCGGATACGACCGCCTCCGGCAGGGCGGGCAGACAACTGTGAACAGGGGGACACTGATCGACTCGGTACGGTGATCAGGTGACGGGACGAGCAGCGAGCCCCCGACCGGTTATGTGCCGCCACCGGTCATGGCGGTACTTGCAACGAGACCGCGGCGGTACATTATTATGGAGCGGCTTCACCGTCCGTTGACGTGATACAACGACCATAAGGGACCGTTAACTGACTTCTACGGTCCCATTTCGGGATCTCGGAACCCTCGCTACGTACCCGTTCGTTCGAGGAATCTCTGATTCCTCGCTACTCCTCACGGTTCGCTTCGCTCACCGTTCGGTGTCCGTGGTTCTCACTCGCTCCGCTCGTTCCGAACCACGCTACTCACGGGTGCTACGCACCCGTTCGTTCGAGGTATCTCCGATTCCTCGCTACTCCCACTGAAACCGTCCGTTCCGCTGGACGACCTCGCCGTCGATCTCGAGGCGCGAGTCCTCGCTCATATCGGTGATCAGATCGACGTGGACCGCGGAGTCGTTGCCCGACTCGCCCTCGGGGAGATTCGCGTCGTAGGCCCGACCGAGCGCGAGGTGGATCGTATCGCCCATCTTCTCGTCGAAGAGGATGTTGTCCGTGTAGCGGTCGATACCGCGGTTCATCCCGATTCCGAGTTCGCCCAGTCGGCGCGCGCCGTCGTCGGTCTCTATGATCTCGCCGATCACGTCCGCGCCCTGTTCGGCGTCGTAGTCGACGACCGCGCCGTCCTCGAACGCGAGGCGGACGCCACGAACCGACTCGCCGCGCAGCGTCATCGGGACGTCGAAGGTCACCTCGCCCTCGGTGGCGTAGGGTGCGGTGAACACCTCGCCGCTGGGAAGGTTATGCGAATCATATGCGACCGAGGCGGCGCTGTTAACCGCCGTTCGGTCGTCGATCCGCATGGTGAGGTCGGTTCCGCTCGAGACGAGCCGCACCTCGTCGCCCGCGTCGAGCAGGTCCTTCATCCGGGCCATCTCCTCGGCCAGCGATTCCCAGTCCCGGAGGATCGCGTCGTAGGCGAACTCCTGGTACTCCTCGTAAGCCATGTTAGCCTGCTGGGCCAGCGACCGCGTCGGATGCACCGTCGACACCCAACGGGTTCCGAGTCGCGTCTCCCGAATGTCTCTTCTGGCGCTGTTGTACGCACGGCGGCGCTCGCCCGGCACGTCGGCGGTCGCGCTCGTGTTCCGACCGCCGCCGAGCGAGAGGTAGACGTCGGCGTGTTCGACGAGCGCGAGTTCGTGGGCGGGGTTCTCGTCGAACTCGCCCTCGTGGGCGCGGAGGTACGCGCGAGTGATCTCGCCGGAGCTGTAGGTCGAAACCAGGTTCGCGCCCCGCTCGCCCAGTTTCTCGGCGACCGCGACCGCGAGTTCGTGGGCGTCGGGACCGACCGAGAGCACGACGTCGTCGCCGGCCTCGACGCGGGCGCTCCAGTCGACCAGTACGTCGGCGTGTTCGCGTACGCGTTCGTCCATATCGGCCACTCGAGAGCGGTCCACTAAACGCTCCTCGTTCGCGGCGCGACTACGCGACGGTCGTCTCGTCCGCGAATCGCTCCTCTCGAGCGCGCACGAACGAGACGACCGCGTAGACGATCGGGGTGTCGAGGACGGCGATGGCGAGTTTCAGCAGGTACTGCCCGACCATCAGCGCGAGCAGCGCCTCGACCGGCAGGACGGCGCCGACGCCGAGCACGGCGGGCGCGACGGCGAAGCCGACGGTGACGAAGATGACGGTGTCGATGGCCTGGCTGCTCGCCGTCGACGCGATGTTTCGCAGCCAGAGCTTCTCCCGACCGGTGTAGTCGCGGATTCGGTGGAAGACGATCACGTCCCAGTTCTGGCTGACGACGTACGCCAGCAGGCTCCCGAGGACGATGTTCGTCGAGGCGCCCAGCACGTCCGCGAACGTCCCGGGGTCGATACTCGAGTCGGCCGCAGGGGCCGCGATCGTCGACCAGACGAGCGCGAGGACGACGAAGTTCATCGCGAAGCCGACGTTGACGATAACCTGCGTCGCCCGCCGGCCGTACAGTTCGGCGTAACAATCGCTCGCTAAGAACGTCAGCGCGTAGGCGACGGCGGCGCCGGGCAGGGCGAGCTCGGCGCCGGCGACCGGCAGCGACACCGGTAGCGAGAACGCGAGCACCTTCGACGCCGTCAGCTGTGCCGTCACCAGGGCCGTCACGAACAGAC
This portion of the Haloterrigena gelatinilytica genome encodes:
- a CDS encoding queuosine precursor transporter produces the protein MARSQSQSRGPPGPTVAQVALIGLFVTALVTAQLTASKVLAFSLPVSLPVAGAELALPGAAVAYALTFLASDCYAELYGRRATQVIVNVGFAMNFVVLALVWSTIAAPAADSSIDPGTFADVLGASTNIVLGSLLAYVVSQNWDVIVFHRIRDYTGREKLWLRNIASTASSQAIDTVIFVTVGFAVAPAVLGVGAVLPVEALLALMVGQYLLKLAIAVLDTPIVYAVVSFVRAREERFADETTVA
- a CDS encoding DUF309 domain-containing protein — its product is MRDQLRAGAAIYNAGYYHAAHDAWEDHWLNLEAGTDDERLLHGLIQFTAAVVHARERNWEGAVGLAESAREYLAELPADYRDVRLPPVRSFLEALAADPELVERRPPVRLVHEGTAPAPADLAFEPTAIAAPVLADELGYDVDPVDAARQYAERDLAAGDDDSRFITLVFDFVREDEHRGLIHQRLADHVGRREARESDVEGLF
- a CDS encoding aminopeptidase — protein: MDERVREHADVLVDWSARVEAGDDVVLSVGPDAHELAVAVAEKLGERGANLVSTYSSGEITRAYLRAHEGEFDENPAHELALVEHADVYLSLGGGRNTSATADVPGERRRAYNSARRDIRETRLGTRWVSTVHPTRSLAQQANMAYEEYQEFAYDAILRDWESLAEEMARMKDLLDAGDEVRLVSSGTDLTMRIDDRTAVNSAASVAYDSHNLPSGEVFTAPYATEGEVTFDVPMTLRGESVRGVRLAFEDGAVVDYDAEQGADVIGEIIETDDGARRLGELGIGMNRGIDRYTDNILFDEKMGDTIHLALGRAYDANLPEGESGNDSAVHVDLITDMSEDSRLEIDGEVVQRNGRFQWE